The following is a genomic window from SAR324 cluster bacterium.
ATTTCTTGAGAATGGAACAATCAAAGAATTTGGGAATTTTAATGAATTAATTCAGAAGAAAGGTTTGTTCTACACTCATTTCTTTGAACAAGGAGACATGAATGAAACGACCATTCACCATTGAAACAACTTCAGCTTCAATTAAGTCCTCTATTCGAAACGCTGTCATCTCATTTGATGAAATGACAGTATCTGTCATCAAAGTAACATCCGAAAATAAAGGACATCAAGTTAATGGATACGGGTTTTGCTCTAATGGGAGGTATGCTCAAGAAGGTATAATTAAGAATAGGTTTATACCTCGTCTTCATAAGGTTTCACCTGTTTCTTTGCTTGATGACAACGGGGTAATTGATCCTTTGAAGTGCTGGTCTGTATTTATGCAGAATGAAAAACCAGGTGGTCATGGTGATCGTGCTGTCGCAGCTGGAGCCTTGGACATGGCCTTTTGGGATGTTTACGCTAAAACCTATCAAAAGCCACTTTGGAAGGTTCTGTCCGAACAGTTCAACGATAACCAGTTTGATGAACAGATTTTTGTGTACCCTGGTGGTGGATATTATTATCCGGGTAAGGGATATGAGGGGCTGAAAGATGAGTTCAAAAAGTATCAGGAGCAGGGCTACAAAGTTTTAAAAATGAAGGTTGGGGGTGACTCGATTGATGAAGATTTGCGAAGAATCGACGCAGCTCTTTCCGTGGTTGATTATGGGAAGAATCTATGTGTAGACGCTAATGCTCGATTTGACCTGAAAGATGCCCTTGCTTTTGCGGATGCTATTCAACCTTACGATTTAAGGTGGTACGAAGAACCGCTGGATCCCGATGATTTTCTCTCACATGCAATCCTCGCTGAAAGTTATGTTGCTCCTCTTGCAACAGGTGAAAACTTGTTCTCAAAGCATGGTCTTCAAAATCTGCTAAGACACGGCGGGCTCAGACCCGACCGTGACTGGATTCAACTGGATCCAGCACTTTCTTATGGACTAACACACTATCTTCAAATTATTGAGATGATTGAAAGCTTTGGGTGGAGTAGAAGGAGGCTCATTCCCCACGGTGGGCATCAACTTGCGTTGAACATTGCAGCAGGACTACAAACTGGGGGCTCCGAGAGTTACCCAGGCGTTTTCCAACCATTTGGTGGCTTTGCCGATGGCTATGAGATAATAG
Proteins encoded in this region:
- a CDS encoding enolase C-terminal domain-like protein, whose translation is MKRPFTIETTSASIKSSIRNAVISFDEMTVSVIKVTSENKGHQVNGYGFCSNGRYAQEGIIKNRFIPRLHKVSPVSLLDDNGVIDPLKCWSVFMQNEKPGGHGDRAVAAGALDMAFWDVYAKTYQKPLWKVLSEQFNDNQFDEQIFVYPGGGYYYPGKGYEGLKDEFKKYQEQGYKVLKMKVGGDSIDEDLRRIDAALSVVDYGKNLCVDANARFDLKDALAFADAIQPYDLRWYEEPLDPDDFLSHAILAESYVAPLATGENLFSKHGLQNLLRHGGLRPDRDWIQLDPALSYGLTHYLQIIEMIESFGWSRRRLIPHGGHQLALNIAAGLQTGGSESYPGVFQPFGGFADGYEIIEGHIKPQEEPGLGIEQKGDLYRRLKEIFD